The Flavobacteriales bacterium genomic sequence TCCAAAGAATGTACGATTGTTCGTACGTCGCCAACTTGAAACTAGCGACTTGAGACTCGCCACTTGAGACTCGCCACTTAACCAATCTCTACCTCAACTCTTTCAGTGCCAGCAGCGGAATTGACGTGTGTCTGGCCCAGAGTTTCGTCTGGCTTTTGCGCACCAGCCGGTCAAGGGAACTGCGGCGATGGGGGATCATCACCAGCCACCGGGTCGGGCCTTTGGTTTGGAGGTATTCTTCCAGTCCGGAAATGAAGTTCGGGTTGCGGATTGTTTCCGCGGATACCTGGATGGGAGGTGAGAAAATGGAATTCCCTGCTTTCAGCCTCAATTCATTGTCATCATCTTCTTCTTCGGTGGCCACATGCATCAGGGTGATGTGTGACTGGTACGTAGCGCCGATGTGTTTGAGCATCCCCAGGTTACTGGTTCTCAGGGACGCGATGCGGTCTACGGCTACAACAATCTCTGTGGGCTTGGTAAAGGAGACATTTCCGGGGATGGCCAATACGGAGCAGGGGGCGCGTTCAATCACGGCTACGGTGTTGCTACCCATCAACCATCCCCGAATGCCTCCTGCCCCCCTCGTACCCATCACAATCAGGTCAAAGGAATCTTTGGTTGCATCCCGTACAATGGCATCTGACGGTTCACCGGGTACGGCCTTGGAAGAAAACATGGCCCTGGGATTGCGGTTGATCTTTGTCAGTCGGCTGATTTCTGTCGCCAATGCATCCTCTGCGTTTTGCTTGAGGATGTCGTCGATTGAGATCAGCGTATCGGAAATGCCGTGGGGAAGGTTATAGGCATGGAACAGCATGATGTGCACGGCTTCGTATTGAAACAAGGCCAGGGCATACTGTGCTGCGTGCGCAGCGTTCTCCGAAAAATCGGTCGGTACGAGGATCTTCTTCATCTGGCTTACGGACCATGGTCCTGCATGTACAGGACGCCTCCGAAGCACAAATGTGCGTCATTCGTGCCCTGTGGGGAATGAAGTACGTCAGCAGGAAGTATGACTTTCGTCAGAGAAGGCTTTAAAAGCGCAGGTGTTCAAGTTTGTTGGCGTTTACGATCTTGATGTCGCGTCCCTGGATCTCGATCAGGCCTTCTTCCTTAAAATCGGAAAGGGTGCGTATCACCGACTCGGTAGCGGTTCCCACGATGCTGGCCAGGTCATCTCGCGAGATGGCCATTTGGAATGCTGCCTGGTTTTCCTGCATGTATTTTTTCTGCAGGAACATGAGGGCTTCGGCCACCCGTTTTCTGACGGTGTTGTATGCGAGGCTCAGCAGCTGCTCTTCCTTTTCCATGATGTTGGAGGACAACATGCGGATGAACTTGCCGGCCACTTCGCGGTTGTTATACAGCAGCGAGAGGAAATCCTGTTTGGGGATGGTAATGGCTTCCACGGGTTCAAGGGCTGTGGCGGTGTCTTTGTATGTGTTTTCTTCGAGCAATCCCATGTAGCCGATGAAATCACCTTCTTTGTAAAGCCCGGTGATGTACTCCTTTCCGTCCTGGTTCATCTTGAAGGTTTTTACCTTTCCGGATTTGATGAAGTACAAAGCATTGGGGAAATCGCCTTCGTGGTAGAGGATCTCTTTCTTTTTGAAGGAACGGGTCTTCCTGTCGTCCGACAGGTTTTTCAGGTCTTCCAGACTTCTGGCGTCGTCAAGGAATTCATTCAGGCTGTCACTTGTGCCTGCGAACGCTTTTTTGAATTTTTCGCTTTTCAGCAGGCGTGTTTCAATAGCGTTCAGCAGTTCCATTTCTTCAAACGGTTTGGTGATATAATCATCCGCACCCATGGTCATACCTTTCCGGAAATCCACTTTTTCGGTTTTTGCGGTCAGGAAAATGAAGGGAATACCTGCTGTGTCCACATCTTTTCCCAGCATGTAAAGCACGCCGAATCCGTCCAGTTCGGGCATCATGATGTCGCAAACGATCAGGTCGGGCTTGATCATCCTGGCTTTTTCCAATCCCACCTTACCATTCTCTGCCGTTTCCACTGCGTAGTCTGCCAGTTCAAGGATTTCCGCGGTGTTCTCCCGTACATCGGGGTTGTCTTCAATCAGTAGTATTCTTTTCTTCATGGCAGATCAGTTGAGGAAATGAGATGGTGAACACGGTGCCTTTCCCGCTTTCACTTTCAAAGGTAATGGTTCCTTCCATCAAATCGGTGTATCGCTTGACAATGTTGAGGCCCAGTCCGGTTCCCTGTATGTTGATGGCATTCTTGGCACGGAAGAATCGTTCGAACATATGTGCCTTGTCTTCGTCGGGTATACCGATGCCATGGTCGCGCACTTCCACGGTGAGTTTTTCGTCGGCCACGCCTGTGGTGAACTCAATCAGGCTACCTTCGCTCGAATATTTGATGGCATTTGAGATGAGGTTGTTGATGATGTTCCGGAGCATCTGTGGGTCCAGTTCCACTTCTTCTTCCCCGGTGTGTGTGTACTGAATGTGTTGGTTCTTCTTGACCAGGTTTCCGAAGCTTTCCAGGACTTCTTCCGCCAGTTCGGTGATGGCAAAGCGTTTGGTTTGTATGCATACCCCACCGGTTTCCAGTTTATCCAACGACAGAAAATCGTTCAGGATGCCGGTGAGGTTGTTCACGCTCGAGCGGATCCGGTTGAAGTGGGGTAGCACTTTCTCTGCAATGGCATTCATCTGCCCCGAACGTTCCAGGTGTTTTTCAATGAGACCTGATGACGAGAGGATGGTGGAAAGAGGTGTACGGAATTCATGGGAGGCCATCGACACGAAGCGTGATTTGAGTTCGTTCAGTTGCCGCTCCTTGCGCAGCGCCTCCTGCATGTCTTGCTCCGCTTTCTTCTGCGCGGTGATGTTGTTCTCCACCACCAGTATCTGGGAAATGACGCCGTCTTCATCCGGTAGCGGTACGGCATTCAGGATGTAGTGGTTTTCTTTTTTCTGCACCTCGATCACCTGGGGCTCGCCGTTGAAAACCCCTTGCAATTCGTTGATGATCTTTTCGGCTGTTTCCAATGGCAGGCGGTCGGTGATTTTTTTTCCGATCAGGTTTTTGCTGGTGATGCCCAGTTTATACAGCTCCCTGCCTTCCACGAAAATATAGGCCAGATTGCGATCCAGCACATTGATGGTGCCGTTGGGGAAGTTCCGGGCGATGATGCTGTACAGGTGTTGACTTTTTTCGAATTCTTTCGTTCGTTCGGTAACGCGTTCTTCCAGTTCGGTATTCAGTGCCTGCAATTTTTCCTGGAACGCTTTCCGTTCGGTAATATCTTGTCCGGAACTGAGAATTCCTTTGGTGTCGCTATCCTGCAATACGATGTGGTGCCAGGCCACCAGTCTTGGATGACCGCCTGTACCTATGATCTCGAACTCGCTTTCAACGCGTGAGCCTGCAGGCAAACGAAAGAGTTCGTTGAACAGGTCTGCCACTTTTTTCCTGTCGTTCAGTGCTACGTAGTTGGCGATCCAGTTTTTCCCGATGGCATCCCGTTCGGTGTTGCCTACCGCTTCGCAGGCCTGCTTGTTGATGAGGGAAAGGTGGTGATTCTCCTGTGTGACGATGAACAGGGTGCCGGCCATGTCCAGGTAGGATTGAGACCGGTTTTTTTCCAGCATGACGCGCTCTTCCGCCTGCACCCGCTCCGAGATATCCGTGATCAGGGCAACGGTCATCGCTTCGCCCTCACTGGTCAGGTGGTTGAGGCTGATCTCCACCGGAAATTCAGATCCGTCTTTTCTTAAGGCGTATAATTTCCGGCCGATGCCCATGGGGCGTTTGGCGGGGTGTTGCTGGAATGATTCACGGTGTGTGGGGTGGTGTGTGGAATACCTGCGGGGAATCAGGAGTTCTACCTTTTGCCCGACCAGTTCGTCATTGGCAAAACCGAACATTTCTGATATCCTGGGATTGCAGAGCCGGATGGTTCCCTGGTGATCAGCTACCAGCATGCCTTCTGCGGCCGTTTCGAACATCAGCTGAAAGATGTCCTTCGCATATACGTGAGGGGTACTCATGGTAATTGTAAACTGTCCTTTTACAAAAATAACATTTAGTCTTTAGTCGCAGGTATGGGATATGAGACATTAGACTTTAGATATTAGACAACAGCACGTTTTGCCCCAGACGGCAAACCCATCAGGGATGTTTTGTTTTGGTTTCTAAAGAAGCCCGTTTATCGCCCGTTCCAACTGCCCTCGGGCTATCCGTTTTTACCCGCTATAGCCTCAGCGAAGGCAGATGCATTGCACAATGTCATTCACATTATTTCACCTTGACAGATCACAAGCGGGTATCACTCCTATCCCGTCTATTTTGCTGGTAACCGGTCGTTGTCGCTTACCCCGGCCATCTAACGTCTAATATCTAAAGTCTAAAGTCTAATGTCTCACATCCATCACCTAACAAACCCCGCCGCTTCCGGTGATTCCAGGCTCACGTTCTCGTCGCCTGCCTGGTATGGCACGTAGGTGATGATGAACTGGAACATCTCGTCGGTGGTGCGCATGCTGATGTTGCGTTCTCCCACCCGGCGTGGCGGATCGAAGGGATTGTAAGGGTTGTCTTTCGTGTTGTCATACACGCCTTCCGCCACAATTACGGAACCGGTAGGGATCTTTAGTAGTTTTTTAAACGTATAGAAGTACTGCCATTTGAAGTCCCATTGCGGAATACGGATGAGGGGGATGGTGTCTCCGTCGGGCTTTACGGCGTATGCCAGAAAGGATTTGCCCAGGAGGTGCATGTGCGGATTGATGGTAATTAGGGAAAGGTCCGTGATCACTTCCAACCGCGTGGTGAATTTCTGCACTTTGTCGGGTTCGATGATCAGCGGCGGTTCGATGTCGGATATGCCCAGCGTACCCATGATCACTTCGTTGATCGGGCGTTTGGGCGGGCTGTCGGCAAAGAAGATGTTGAAGTATGACTGGTCGGATGTGTCGAGGGCAGACGGGCCATAGTGCATGTTGTTGATGTAAAGGGCTCCCTTTCGGCTCATACGGTATCCGCCGATTCCTGCCGGGTATTCGGGAGGGATCACTCCGGGCAGGTAGTTGCACACGGAAGTGGTGAGGGCGGGGTAGGAGCCGTCGTCCTGCAGCAGTCCGAGCAGGTGGTGGATGCGTGTGGGTTCGATCTCGCCGTTTTCCTGATCCACGGCCATCATGCCTTCATTCACATGTGTTTTCTTGTCGGGGTTGTAAGAGATCAGGTGGCCGTTCATGTGGTGAAGCAGCTCCCTGTTGCCGGGTACGAATTCGATCAGGCGGATGAAGGTGTCCCGTTCCAGTTCGTAGGGGATCTTCATCACAATGAAATGGTCGGTGTTGTCGCCGGGGATGTGGTAGGGTTCCGGCATTTTCAGCACGAGGTCGGGTGTGCCCAGCTGGGAATGGTCGGGGAATTGCGGTAATTCGGGTTTGTCGTTTTTGTTGCCTTCCGGCATACCGTCTTCCACCCATTTGG encodes the following:
- a CDS encoding universal stress protein yields the protein MKKILVPTDFSENAAHAAQYALALFQYEAVHIMLFHAYNLPHGISDTLISIDDILKQNAEDALATEISRLTKINRNPRAMFSSKAVPGEPSDAIVRDATKDSFDLIVMGTRGAGGIRGWLMGSNTVAVIERAPCSVLAIPGNVSFTKPTEIVVAVDRIASLRTSNLGMLKHIGATYQSHITLMHVATEEEDDDNELRLKAGNSIFSPPIQVSAETIRNPNFISGLEEYLQTKGPTRWLVMIPHRRSSLDRLVRKSQTKLWARHTSIPLLALKELR
- a CDS encoding response regulator; this translates as MKKRILLIEDNPDVRENTAEILELADYAVETAENGKVGLEKARMIKPDLIVCDIMMPELDGFGVLYMLGKDVDTAGIPFIFLTAKTEKVDFRKGMTMGADDYITKPFEEMELLNAIETRLLKSEKFKKAFAGTSDSLNEFLDDARSLEDLKNLSDDRKTRSFKKKEILYHEGDFPNALYFIKSGKVKTFKMNQDGKEYITGLYKEGDFIGYMGLLEENTYKDTATALEPVEAITIPKQDFLSLLYNNREVAGKFIRMLSSNIMEKEEQLLSLAYNTVRKRVAEALMFLQKKYMQENQAAFQMAISRDDLASIVGTATESVIRTLSDFKEEGLIEIQGRDIKIVNANKLEHLRF
- a CDS encoding PAS domain S-box protein; the encoded protein is MSTPHVYAKDIFQLMFETAAEGMLVADHQGTIRLCNPRISEMFGFANDELVGQKVELLIPRRYSTHHPTHRESFQQHPAKRPMGIGRKLYALRKDGSEFPVEISLNHLTSEGEAMTVALITDISERVQAEERVMLEKNRSQSYLDMAGTLFIVTQENHHLSLINKQACEAVGNTERDAIGKNWIANYVALNDRKKVADLFNELFRLPAGSRVESEFEIIGTGGHPRLVAWHHIVLQDSDTKGILSSGQDITERKAFQEKLQALNTELEERVTERTKEFEKSQHLYSIIARNFPNGTINVLDRNLAYIFVEGRELYKLGITSKNLIGKKITDRLPLETAEKIINELQGVFNGEPQVIEVQKKENHYILNAVPLPDEDGVISQILVVENNITAQKKAEQDMQEALRKERQLNELKSRFVSMASHEFRTPLSTILSSSGLIEKHLERSGQMNAIAEKVLPHFNRIRSSVNNLTGILNDFLSLDKLETGGVCIQTKRFAITELAEEVLESFGNLVKKNQHIQYTHTGEEEVELDPQMLRNIINNLISNAIKYSSEGSLIEFTTGVADEKLTVEVRDHGIGIPDEDKAHMFERFFRAKNAINIQGTGLGLNIVKRYTDLMEGTITFESESGKGTVFTISFPQLICHEEKNTTD